In Nitrospira sp., a single genomic region encodes these proteins:
- the leuS gene encoding leucine--tRNA ligase, giving the protein MSQTFDHHAIEAKWQAYWERHRPFLATDDPTRPKYYCLDMFPYPSGSGLHVGHLEGYTATDIVSRYKRMRGFNVLHPMGWDAFGLPAEQYAVKTNIHPAITTSENIATFKRQMKRIGLSYDWERELSTTDPDYYRWTQWIFLQLFKRGLAYVAEVPVNWCPALGTVLANEEIVDGKSEVGGFEVVRRPMRQWVLKITAYADRLLDDLRLVEWPASTLEMQKNWIGRSIGAEVEFSLARVNGVLRVFTTRPDTLFGATYLVLSPEHPLVGAVTTAEQRNEVTLYREAAAKKSDLQRQDLQKDKTGVFTGSHAVNPVNGEALPIWIADYVLMSYGTGAIMAVPGHDARDWGFAKTYALPIREVIAGGDVERAAYVDTEVGRVVNSTAPDGSFSIDGLSPVEAIPKITAWLESRGQGRKAVNYKLRDWLFARQRYWGEPFPIIWIDGTPQPIPEEQLPLRLPETSNFKPSGTGESPLANLESWLEITDPISGKPARRETNTMPQWAGSCWYYLRFIDPDNEKHLVDPAKERYWMPVDLYVGGSEHAVLHLLYARFWHKVLYDIGVVATLEPFKKLVHQGIVLGEDNQKMSKSRGNVVNPDEMMDQFGADAVRLYEMFMGPLEAMKPWSTRGVEGVTRFLERVWRLMISEGGRVSETITDELPGSDHQRLLHQTIKKVTEDIEALRFNTAISQMMVFTNEMTKADRRPRALIEPFILLLSPFAPHLAEELWALLGHPPSVSQQAWPTFDPAVIVSDRLTIPIQINGKLRGKIEVSLGSTRDEVEGLAKARAAEWLNGKELKKVVYVEKKLINFVVS; this is encoded by the coding sequence ATGAGCCAGACGTTCGATCATCACGCGATTGAGGCTAAGTGGCAGGCCTATTGGGAGAGGCATCGACCATTCCTTGCCACGGACGACCCGACCAGGCCGAAATACTACTGTTTGGATATGTTCCCCTATCCCTCGGGATCAGGTCTCCACGTCGGTCATCTCGAAGGTTACACCGCGACCGACATCGTCTCGCGCTATAAGCGGATGCGGGGATTCAATGTGCTGCATCCGATGGGATGGGACGCGTTCGGCTTGCCGGCAGAGCAATATGCCGTCAAGACGAACATCCATCCCGCCATTACGACGTCGGAGAACATCGCGACGTTCAAGCGGCAGATGAAACGGATCGGGCTTTCGTACGATTGGGAACGCGAACTCAGCACAACCGACCCGGACTACTACCGTTGGACACAGTGGATCTTCCTGCAACTGTTCAAGCGCGGACTTGCTTACGTGGCGGAAGTCCCGGTCAATTGGTGTCCCGCCCTCGGTACGGTCCTGGCGAACGAGGAAATCGTCGACGGAAAGAGCGAGGTCGGAGGATTCGAGGTCGTGCGGCGACCCATGCGTCAATGGGTTCTGAAGATCACCGCCTATGCCGATCGATTACTCGACGATCTTCGGTTGGTGGAATGGCCGGCCAGCACGCTTGAAATGCAGAAGAACTGGATCGGCCGTTCGATCGGCGCGGAAGTGGAATTCAGCCTGGCCAGGGTGAACGGCGTTCTTCGCGTGTTCACCACCAGACCTGATACGCTGTTCGGAGCCACCTACCTGGTTCTGTCGCCGGAACATCCCCTGGTCGGCGCGGTGACGACTGCGGAACAGCGGAACGAGGTCACTCTCTATCGGGAGGCCGCGGCCAAGAAAAGCGATCTGCAACGCCAGGATCTGCAGAAAGACAAGACCGGTGTGTTCACGGGAAGTCACGCCGTCAATCCGGTCAACGGAGAAGCGCTGCCGATCTGGATTGCGGACTATGTCCTGATGAGTTACGGAACGGGAGCCATCATGGCTGTGCCGGGGCATGACGCGCGCGACTGGGGATTTGCCAAGACTTATGCACTCCCGATTCGCGAAGTGATTGCGGGTGGAGACGTGGAGCGAGCAGCCTATGTCGATACCGAGGTCGGGCGGGTCGTCAACTCGACGGCGCCGGACGGTTCGTTCTCGATCGACGGACTGTCGCCGGTCGAGGCCATCCCGAAGATCACCGCATGGCTGGAATCACGCGGTCAAGGCCGGAAGGCGGTGAACTACAAGCTGCGGGACTGGCTCTTCGCTCGCCAGCGCTACTGGGGTGAACCGTTCCCGATCATATGGATAGACGGAACGCCGCAACCGATTCCCGAAGAACAACTGCCCCTGCGACTTCCTGAAACGAGCAATTTTAAACCGTCGGGAACCGGGGAGAGTCCACTGGCCAATTTGGAGAGTTGGCTCGAAATAACCGATCCGATAAGCGGCAAGCCGGCCAGGCGTGAAACCAACACCATGCCGCAGTGGGCCGGTTCCTGCTGGTATTACCTGCGGTTCATCGATCCGGACAACGAGAAACATCTCGTGGATCCGGCCAAAGAACGGTATTGGATGCCCGTCGACCTTTATGTCGGCGGCAGCGAGCATGCCGTTCTCCACCTCCTGTATGCCCGCTTCTGGCACAAGGTCCTGTACGACATCGGGGTCGTCGCCACGCTGGAACCGTTCAAGAAACTGGTCCATCAGGGCATCGTCCTCGGAGAAGACAATCAGAAGATGTCCAAATCTCGCGGCAACGTCGTCAATCCGGATGAAATGATGGACCAGTTCGGTGCCGATGCGGTGCGTCTCTACGAGATGTTCATGGGGCCGCTGGAAGCCATGAAGCCCTGGAGCACCAGAGGTGTGGAAGGCGTGACACGCTTTCTCGAACGAGTCTGGCGACTCATGATCAGCGAGGGGGGGCGGGTGTCCGAGACGATTACCGACGAGCTCCCCGGGAGCGATCACCAGCGGCTGTTGCATCAGACGATCAAGAAGGTTACGGAGGATATCGAGGCGCTTCGATTCAATACGGCGATCTCGCAGATGATGGTCTTCACCAATGAGATGACGAAGGCCGATCGACGGCCTCGCGCCCTGATCGAGCCCTTCATCTTATTGCTCTCTCCGTTCGCCCCTCATCTGGCCGAAGAGCTCTGGGCGCTGCTCGGGCATCCGCCGAGCGTCTCGCAACAGGCATGGCCGACCTTCGATCCTGCGGTTATCGTCAGTGACAGGCTGACGATTCCGATTCAGATCAACGGGAAGCTTCGCGGCAAGATCGAGGTGTCCCTCGGCTCCACGCGCGATGAAGTCGAAGGGTTGGCCAAAGCCCGAGCGGCCGAATGGCTGAACGGGAAGGAACTGAAAAAGGTCGTGTATGTCGAGAAGAAGTTGATCAATTTCGTCGTCTCATGA
- a CDS encoding LptE family protein translates to MNPISTQAPSDTLRRNPVRLSVAEALVLRTGLALSMAVLPAACGYQFRVEGPGPTIGGSSAAASSTPPPRMVIRTLENKSFEPNLESRFTNYLRQEFASGSGAQVVSDSEAADLVLSGQILSVVVPTLSFDQTTTFESRTEVVLAVKVEETRTKRVVWMQVAKGASEFFITTDLQFNRVLQNRSLEQAGKFVAEDLASRFLLQLESGHLAKPNSKLESKAP, encoded by the coding sequence ATGAACCCCATCTCCACACAAGCGCCCTCCGACACCTTACGGCGCAATCCGGTGCGCCTCTCCGTCGCCGAAGCGTTGGTGCTGCGCACCGGACTGGCCCTATCGATGGCCGTCCTGCCGGCTGCGTGCGGATACCAGTTCCGGGTGGAGGGGCCTGGTCCCACGATCGGCGGTTCGTCGGCGGCCGCATCCTCGACCCCGCCGCCTCGTATGGTCATCCGGACCTTGGAGAACAAGAGCTTCGAGCCGAATTTGGAGTCGCGGTTTACCAATTACCTCAGGCAAGAGTTTGCGTCAGGGAGCGGGGCCCAGGTCGTTTCGGATTCGGAGGCCGCGGACCTCGTGCTCTCCGGACAAATCCTCTCGGTCGTCGTTCCGACGCTGAGCTTCGACCAGACGACCACGTTTGAAAGCCGAACAGAGGTCGTACTTGCCGTCAAGGTTGAAGAAACGAGAACAAAGCGCGTCGTCTGGATGCAAGTCGCCAAGGGCGCTTCGGAATTCTTTATCACCACGGACCTCCAGTTTAATCGCGTGCTTCAAAACCGGTCCCTCGAACAGGCGGGCAAGTTTGTGGCCGAGGATTTGGCGTCGCGCTTCTTGCTTCAGCTCGAATCGGGACACCTGGCAAAGCCGAATTCCAAACTTGAATCGAAAGCGCCGTAA
- the holA gene encoding DNA polymerase III subunit delta — MPPSLSPTQFPSHLQQSEPASIYAVVGEDDLLRDEALACLKAAVVGAQGDAFNSDLFHGDETEGVEIVACASESAVFASRRFVVVKGADKLPVREAEVLLPYLERPNDSTTLVFAAPKLDRRLKFTQTLLKSAVVVDCSPLKESQCMPWLKTEAARLGVKLDDGAAELLKESCAGSLYASRRELEKLASYVPSNRSVTAADVAVMRGTEPGASVFDLTAAIGAADLGRALAIMARNLESGEAPLKILGALVWQYRRLWKAKDLMRQKGRQVEVARMFRMDPSAVRRLLDRFSEPHLTEAFRRFQQADNALKGGSAGRPERILDQLMFELCDREQQDLEPTDSGREPVVPGQRSRTNPLPNVRTVTRGSHPRR, encoded by the coding sequence ATGCCGCCATCGCTTTCGCCGACACAATTTCCGTCGCATCTTCAGCAGTCGGAGCCTGCTTCGATCTACGCGGTGGTCGGAGAGGACGACTTGCTGAGGGACGAGGCTCTCGCGTGCCTGAAGGCGGCGGTCGTCGGAGCGCAAGGCGACGCGTTCAACAGCGATCTGTTTCATGGAGACGAAACGGAAGGGGTGGAGATCGTCGCCTGCGCGTCCGAATCGGCAGTGTTCGCGTCCCGTCGTTTCGTCGTCGTGAAAGGCGCCGATAAGCTTCCGGTCAGGGAGGCCGAAGTCCTGCTTCCGTATTTGGAACGCCCGAACGATTCCACGACCCTCGTCTTTGCGGCGCCCAAGCTAGACCGCCGGCTGAAATTCACGCAGACATTGCTGAAGAGCGCCGTCGTCGTGGATTGTTCGCCCCTCAAGGAGTCACAGTGCATGCCATGGCTCAAGACCGAAGCGGCGCGGCTCGGGGTCAAGCTGGACGATGGGGCGGCAGAGCTTCTCAAGGAGTCCTGCGCGGGATCTCTTTACGCCTCCCGCCGGGAATTGGAGAAGCTGGCTTCATATGTCCCGTCGAACCGTTCGGTGACCGCGGCGGATGTGGCCGTCATGCGGGGAACAGAGCCGGGCGCATCGGTGTTTGATCTCACCGCGGCAATCGGTGCCGCAGATCTGGGGCGCGCGTTGGCGATCATGGCGAGGAACTTGGAGTCTGGGGAGGCTCCGCTCAAGATTCTTGGTGCGTTGGTCTGGCAGTATCGGCGCCTCTGGAAAGCCAAAGATCTCATGCGGCAGAAAGGGCGCCAGGTAGAGGTGGCGAGGATGTTCCGGATGGATCCGTCGGCCGTCCGCAGGCTTCTCGACCGGTTTTCCGAGCCGCATCTCACGGAGGCGTTTCGGCGATTCCAGCAAGCAGACAACGCGCTCAAAGGTGGGAGTGCAGGTCGACCGGAGCGGATCCTGGATCAGCTGATGTTTGAGCTCTGTGACCGGGAGCAACAGGACCTGGAGCCGACCGATTCGGGGCGAGAACCAGTCGTACCTGGACAGAGAAGCCGGACCAATCCGCTTCCGAACGTGCGAACGGTTACGCGCGGATCGCACCCAAGGCGTTGA
- the rpsT gene encoding 30S ribosomal protein S20 codes for MPVIHKSTIRRARQAEKRRARNHAALSVVKGLVKKVQTAVAENKAEDAKTSLRAAEAALSKAVTKGILKANTASRRISRLTIRVNALGAIRA; via the coding sequence ATGCCCGTGATCCACAAGTCAACCATTCGCCGAGCCCGGCAAGCCGAAAAACGGCGGGCGCGGAACCACGCCGCTCTCAGCGTCGTGAAAGGACTCGTGAAGAAAGTCCAGACCGCCGTGGCCGAGAACAAGGCTGAAGACGCCAAAACCTCGTTGCGGGCAGCCGAGGCGGCCCTCAGCAAGGCGGTGACCAAAGGTATCTTGAAAGCGAATACCGCCTCCCGACGGATTTCACGCCTCACGATCCGCGTCAACGCCTTGGGTGCGATCCGCGCGTAA
- the pyrF gene encoding orotidine-5'-phosphate decarboxylase: protein MPKIHAHDRLILALDVPSAAEAERLMDQVQHQITFVKVGLELYTAAGPSMVQRLIERGKRVFLDLKFLDIEETVRRATERVATMGVEFLTIHANRKALAAAVKGRGDSSLKLLAVTVLTNFDSHDLREMGIQHSLQDLVTARALLASEMGCDGVVASGEEPGVLRPKVGPRFLIVTPGVRPAGKDTDDHARATTPSQAIDAGADYLVVGRPIRAAADPAGAASAILAEMQAAFDRRS, encoded by the coding sequence GTGCCGAAAATCCATGCACATGACAGACTGATCCTGGCGCTTGACGTACCGTCGGCGGCCGAAGCCGAGCGACTCATGGACCAGGTTCAACACCAAATCACCTTCGTCAAAGTCGGATTGGAGCTGTATACGGCGGCCGGCCCGAGCATGGTGCAACGGCTGATTGAGCGCGGCAAACGGGTCTTCCTCGATCTCAAGTTCCTCGATATTGAAGAGACGGTCCGTCGGGCGACTGAACGAGTGGCCACCATGGGGGTCGAGTTCTTGACCATTCACGCCAACCGCAAGGCACTGGCCGCCGCGGTGAAAGGCCGGGGCGATTCGAGTCTAAAACTCCTGGCCGTCACGGTGCTGACCAATTTCGACAGTCATGATCTGAGAGAGATGGGGATTCAACATTCGCTTCAGGACCTGGTGACGGCCCGGGCGCTGCTGGCTTCCGAAATGGGTTGCGACGGAGTCGTCGCATCGGGAGAGGAACCGGGCGTGCTCCGTCCAAAGGTGGGGCCACGTTTTCTGATCGTGACGCCGGGCGTCCGTCCGGCGGGCAAAGACACCGACGACCATGCCCGCGCTACCACTCCGTCCCAGGCTATTGATGCCGGGGCCGACTACCTGGTGGTCGGTCGGCCGATCAGAGCCGCAGCGGATCCGGCCGGCGCGGCCAGCGCGATCTTGGCTGAGATGCAAGCCGCATTTGATCGGCGGAGCTAA
- a CDS encoding S1/P1 nuclease: protein MKLFLFWIVAMLVWPHDTPAWESLGHEAIADAAQAHLSPEATKAVAQILGHGRTLPPHALAKASTWPDQIRNLQRHGFAASKLAEHELKEAQAFNTAFPDNAQWHFVNLPLGSAHYPDSADLDDLLTPFTNNHDIVQMLNVCIETLETVGNLTPWTKAQALRWLIHLVGDVHQPLHVTTGYYRTMHQDLPNPVLIENPHDARQVGVLSDRGGNDLLFSDSARDNLHALWDSCLVKALAGIRICGRTSVPEDIARLAHLLAKRMTSASTAGYHSSGEHVSWGAHWATDSLKTARATKAYDFVRRNGIVRDSHRADASIRMTIDAPPTKAEYSATHKPVVAAQLTKAAVRLADLLNHLAWKP, encoded by the coding sequence ATGAAGCTCTTTCTCTTCTGGATCGTAGCGATGCTCGTCTGGCCCCACGACACCCCAGCATGGGAAAGTCTCGGTCATGAAGCGATCGCCGATGCCGCACAAGCGCACCTCTCGCCTGAGGCGACGAAGGCCGTCGCGCAGATCCTCGGCCATGGCAGGACGCTGCCCCCACATGCCTTGGCAAAAGCCTCGACCTGGCCGGATCAGATCCGGAATCTCCAACGACACGGGTTCGCTGCATCCAAACTGGCCGAGCACGAGTTGAAAGAAGCTCAAGCGTTCAATACAGCGTTTCCTGACAATGCCCAGTGGCATTTCGTGAATCTGCCGCTGGGGAGTGCGCACTATCCCGACAGCGCGGATCTCGACGATCTCCTCACACCCTTTACGAATAATCATGATATCGTGCAGATGCTCAATGTATGCATAGAGACGCTTGAAACCGTCGGCAACCTGACCCCCTGGACAAAAGCCCAGGCACTTCGGTGGCTCATTCATCTCGTAGGGGACGTTCATCAGCCTCTGCATGTCACGACCGGCTACTATCGGACCATGCATCAGGATCTACCGAACCCGGTCCTGATTGAAAATCCTCACGACGCCAGGCAAGTCGGTGTGCTCAGCGATCGTGGCGGGAACGATTTGCTGTTCAGTGACTCAGCGAGGGACAACCTGCATGCGTTGTGGGATAGCTGTCTCGTCAAAGCCCTGGCCGGGATTAGGATCTGTGGAAGGACGTCCGTCCCGGAGGATATCGCGCGGCTCGCCCACCTCCTTGCCAAACGCATGACGTCCGCGTCCACAGCCGGCTATCATTCATCGGGTGAGCATGTCAGCTGGGGAGCACACTGGGCAACGGATTCACTCAAGACCGCACGCGCGACGAAGGCCTATGACTTTGTCCGACGAAATGGGATTGTGCGCGATAGTCATCGTGCGGACGCGTCGATTCGTATGACGATTGACGCTCCTCCCACGAAGGCCGAATACAGCGCCACTCATAAGCCCGTAGTCGCGGCACAATTGACGAAGGCAGCCGTTCGATTAGCCGACCTCTTGAATCACCTGGCCTGGAAACCATAG
- a CDS encoding secretin N-terminal domain-containing protein, whose translation MRFHAFSEFMVLRGAIALALLLACETSLPPTTNGETAPPSPGRVSLDFNEVELPVFVRFISELTGKNFVLDDNVKKAGGKITVFSPTKVNQEQAYNLFVSALEVSRLAVVPKGSVYQIVPMGELPPERGVFVYKLKHANATDLAAVLTNLVARSQTVAQITPGTRPPIRPLTEFEAPVQVFADKATNAIIISSTKAAYSKLQSVIRDLDTRRKQVFVEAVILEVQVDRLRQIGTDPVQLIGVGKSGNVQGIVGVNTAPENLSTIAQTILGLGADASTGGALSVLNTVNIRAFLQMLMNLTDTNILSTPQVLAADNQKAKIVVGENRPFPTGQAQGITGGTLVTIERKDVGVTLELTPQVLEDNMIRLEIKQEITAIAENVAQTIGSGNSSVPVGPTTTKRSMETTTVAKDQQTLVVGGLVRDNIVISERKIPMLGDIPYLGWLFKFQSRATEKLNLLVFLTPTLVRDDVDVVDLNARKATELGTFQRENRIEESTRLKQEVLEKLERQGIPTRPLPPSSSSHEGAPSSVRPD comes from the coding sequence ATGCGATTTCACGCTTTTTCAGAGTTCATGGTTTTGCGAGGAGCCATCGCGCTCGCCTTGCTACTGGCGTGCGAGACCTCCCTGCCGCCTACCACTAACGGAGAAACCGCGCCGCCCTCCCCCGGTCGAGTCAGTCTCGACTTCAATGAAGTGGAATTGCCCGTCTTCGTGCGGTTTATCAGCGAACTGACGGGAAAGAACTTCGTTCTCGACGATAACGTCAAGAAGGCCGGAGGAAAGATCACCGTCTTTTCCCCAACCAAGGTCAACCAGGAGCAGGCCTACAACCTCTTTGTTTCGGCGTTGGAAGTGAGTCGGTTGGCGGTCGTTCCGAAAGGCTCCGTCTATCAGATCGTCCCGATGGGTGAATTGCCGCCGGAACGAGGGGTCTTCGTATACAAGTTGAAGCATGCGAACGCGACGGATCTTGCCGCCGTGTTGACCAATCTGGTGGCCCGTTCTCAGACGGTAGCCCAGATCACACCGGGCACCAGACCCCCCATCAGGCCTCTGACGGAGTTTGAGGCACCGGTGCAAGTCTTCGCGGACAAGGCGACCAACGCCATCATCATTAGTTCGACCAAGGCCGCCTATAGCAAATTGCAGTCTGTCATCCGCGATCTGGATACGCGCCGCAAGCAAGTCTTCGTCGAGGCGGTGATTCTCGAGGTCCAGGTGGACCGGCTTAGGCAAATCGGAACGGACCCTGTCCAGTTGATCGGCGTCGGGAAAAGCGGAAACGTTCAGGGTATCGTTGGAGTCAACACCGCCCCGGAGAACCTCTCCACAATTGCGCAAACGATCCTCGGCTTGGGCGCTGACGCATCGACCGGAGGTGCCTTGTCCGTTCTGAACACCGTCAATATTCGGGCGTTCCTGCAGATGCTCATGAACCTCACCGACACGAACATTCTTTCCACACCGCAGGTGCTGGCCGCGGATAATCAAAAGGCCAAGATTGTGGTCGGGGAAAATCGACCTTTTCCGACAGGACAGGCGCAAGGCATCACGGGGGGCACACTGGTCACCATCGAGCGCAAAGACGTCGGCGTCACGCTAGAGCTGACACCGCAGGTGCTGGAAGACAACATGATCCGCCTGGAGATCAAGCAGGAGATCACGGCCATCGCGGAGAACGTCGCCCAGACGATCGGAAGCGGCAACTCGAGCGTGCCCGTCGGGCCCACCACCACCAAACGCTCGATGGAGACGACGACGGTGGCGAAGGATCAACAGACCCTAGTGGTCGGAGGACTGGTGCGAGACAACATCGTGATCAGCGAACGCAAGATTCCGATGCTCGGCGATATTCCCTATCTAGGGTGGCTGTTCAAGTTTCAGAGTCGCGCTACCGAGAAACTCAATCTCCTGGTCTTTCTGACGCCGACACTCGTCAGGGACGACGTCGATGTGGTCGATCTGAATGCGCGGAAAGCGACCGAGCTCGGCACGTTCCAACGCGAAAACCGGATCGAAGAATCCACCAGGTTGAAACAGGAAGTCCTGGAGAAACTCGAGCGCCAAGGCATACCCACCCGGCCGCTCCCTCCCTCCTCCAGCTCTCACGAAGGCGCCCCATCGTCGGTAAGACCGGATTGA
- a CDS encoding amidohydrolase family protein, whose amino-acid sequence MMPPQRTGGSGPFSRGSLSVTPIPTRNVSNGEFIPVPQTLQQGRVEYRAAHLADRAAGRLGISRREFLRSTGGLAAALLTMNGIFGRFFEIGEVELFEPSAFAEQQGDPYFIFDVQTHYVSADYDPTDAERRRKGAVSKQALIALRRRIREAGVNPALAGDRGTMDDLSWQNFVKEVFLDSETSIGLISTPPGPYPQAAVVPPKEMAHIRDEINRLAGSRRMLAHGLATPQLGSADLDFMAMQAETLGVEAWKCYTGSCPKGFDRGWWMDDETVSYPMLEQARKLSVKRVCVHKGLPLGPVPEYNHPKDLIRAAKDFPDITFLVYHSGFKTVEGIDDVFAQSGEILWTTEFCRMKKREPGLTNIYMELGSTFAQLVTAQPGMCAHLIGQIIEAFGVEHVLWGTDSIWYGSPQWQIEAFRRFQIPDEFVERHRYQPLTRDVKAKIFGLNAARVFDVDVTATRRDVPRDYLGRMRMSYLEEGPEPSHRLYGWVAG is encoded by the coding sequence ATGATGCCGCCTCAGCGCACCGGCGGATCCGGCCCGTTCAGCAGGGGATCGCTGTCCGTCACACCGATCCCGACCCGCAACGTTTCCAATGGGGAATTCATCCCCGTTCCTCAGACTCTCCAACAAGGTCGCGTCGAATATCGGGCCGCGCATCTGGCCGACCGGGCGGCCGGGCGCCTCGGCATATCGAGGCGGGAGTTCCTCCGAAGCACGGGCGGCCTCGCCGCCGCCTTGCTGACAATGAACGGAATCTTCGGTCGTTTCTTCGAAATCGGGGAGGTGGAGTTGTTTGAGCCGTCCGCCTTTGCTGAGCAGCAGGGCGATCCATACTTCATCTTCGACGTGCAGACTCACTATGTGAGCGCGGATTACGATCCGACGGACGCGGAGCGCAGACGGAAAGGCGCGGTGTCCAAACAGGCATTGATCGCCCTGAGGCGGCGAATCCGGGAAGCCGGCGTCAATCCCGCCTTGGCCGGAGATCGAGGAACGATGGATGACCTGTCGTGGCAGAACTTTGTGAAGGAAGTATTTCTGGACAGTGAGACATCGATCGGGTTGATCAGCACGCCTCCTGGTCCCTACCCCCAAGCCGCGGTCGTTCCTCCGAAGGAAATGGCGCATATCCGCGACGAAATCAACAGGCTGGCCGGATCGCGCCGGATGCTTGCCCATGGACTGGCCACTCCACAATTGGGCTCGGCCGACCTCGATTTCATGGCCATGCAGGCCGAAACGTTGGGCGTCGAGGCCTGGAAGTGTTACACGGGATCCTGTCCGAAGGGGTTCGACCGGGGGTGGTGGATGGACGATGAGACGGTGTCGTATCCGATGCTCGAGCAGGCGCGGAAGCTGAGTGTCAAGCGGGTCTGCGTCCATAAAGGCCTGCCTCTCGGTCCCGTGCCGGAGTACAACCATCCGAAGGATCTCATCAGAGCGGCCAAAGATTTTCCCGACATCACCTTCTTGGTTTACCACTCTGGTTTCAAGACGGTGGAGGGGATCGACGACGTCTTCGCCCAATCGGGCGAGATTCTGTGGACGACGGAATTTTGCAGAATGAAGAAACGCGAGCCGGGGTTGACCAATATATACATGGAACTCGGATCGACCTTCGCACAGCTGGTGACGGCCCAGCCGGGGATGTGTGCGCATCTTATCGGACAAATCATCGAGGCATTTGGAGTCGAGCATGTTCTGTGGGGAACGGATTCGATCTGGTACGGATCGCCTCAGTGGCAGATCGAAGCGTTCCGGCGATTTCAGATCCCCGACGAATTCGTCGAACGGCATCGGTATCAGCCTCTGACCCGCGATGTGAAAGCTAAGATCTTCGGATTGAATGCGGCGCGGGTGTTCGACGTCGACGTGACGGCGACCCGGCGCGACGTCCCTCGCGATTATCTGGGACGGATGAGGATGAGTTACCTTGAGGAAGGCCCCGAGCCCAGCCACAGGCTGTACGGCTGGGTTGCGGGATAG
- a CDS encoding TIGR00266 family protein — protein sequence MKSEILYPGAFPMVRIELSTGETVKAESGAMVASSPTIDVESKMEGGFLGALSRKFLTGEKFFFQTLRASRGPGEVLLAPTVPGEIVVMELDGLNEYLVQKDGFLAGAETVKIDSQTQSLSRGLLGGEGFFILKLSGKGTLILNSFGAIHRIDLKPDQEYIVDNSHLVAWSATTSYHVERAAAGWVASFTSGEGFVCRFQGPGVVYIQSRNPGGFGHWIRQFIPVSE from the coding sequence ATGAAAAGCGAGATTCTGTATCCTGGGGCATTTCCGATGGTCCGTATTGAATTGTCGACTGGCGAAACCGTTAAGGCCGAATCCGGGGCAATGGTGGCCTCCTCTCCCACGATCGACGTCGAAAGCAAGATGGAGGGAGGATTCCTGGGGGCGCTCTCGCGCAAGTTTCTGACGGGCGAAAAGTTCTTCTTCCAGACGCTGCGGGCCAGTCGAGGACCGGGCGAAGTCCTGCTGGCGCCCACGGTGCCGGGTGAAATCGTGGTAATGGAGCTCGACGGCCTCAATGAATATCTTGTGCAGAAAGACGGATTTCTCGCAGGTGCAGAAACGGTGAAGATCGACAGTCAGACGCAAAGTCTCAGCCGTGGCCTGCTTGGCGGCGAGGGGTTCTTTATCCTTAAGCTCAGCGGCAAGGGGACGCTGATTCTGAACAGCTTCGGAGCGATTCACCGAATCGATCTCAAGCCCGATCAGGAGTACATCGTCGACAACAGCCACCTGGTCGCGTGGTCTGCGACGACTTCCTACCATGTCGAGCGGGCGGCCGCCGGGTGGGTCGCGAGTTTCACGTCGGGAGAAGGGTTCGTCTGCCGATTCCAGGGCCCCGGTGTCGTCTATATCCAAAGCCGAAACCCGGGAGGGTTCGGCCATTGGATCAGACAGTTTATCCCGGTCTCTGAATGA